In a single window of the Sediminicoccus sp. KRV36 genome:
- a CDS encoding type II toxin-antitoxin system VapC family toxin translates to MIIDTSALVAVLFQEADGLRYLRAIAGAQDAIISAATLVELTMVVEGRGGEAAGREVDAFLSEMDVRIWPVTARHAQAARQAWRRFGKGRHPAALNLGDCFSYALAVSMDDALLYKGHDFSQTDVKAAI, encoded by the coding sequence GTGATCATCGACACTTCGGCCCTTGTCGCAGTCCTGTTCCAGGAGGCTGATGGCTTGCGGTATCTGCGCGCCATCGCGGGAGCCCAGGACGCCATCATCTCGGCTGCGACGCTGGTCGAATTGACCATGGTCGTTGAGGGACGCGGTGGAGAGGCTGCGGGACGCGAGGTTGATGCCTTTCTGAGCGAGATGGATGTGAGGATATGGCCCGTGACAGCGCGGCACGCCCAAGCCGCAAGGCAGGCGTGGCGTCGCTTCGGCAAAGGACGGCATCCAGCCGCCCTGAACCTCGGGGATTGTTTTTCCTACGCGCTGGCCGTGAGCATGGATGACGCGCTGCTCTACAAGGGTCACGATTTTTCCCAAACCGATGTGAAAGCCGCCATCTAG
- a CDS encoding type II toxin-antitoxin system VapB family antitoxin, whose amino-acid sequence MGQLNIKDEVLIAEAKALAAEMGTSTIGALRLAVQSLRATREREKRATQEAKIAAAMAIAARVAELVPPHLRKSDHSDLYDEDGLPR is encoded by the coding sequence ATGGGGCAGTTGAACATCAAGGATGAGGTGCTGATCGCGGAAGCCAAGGCCCTGGCCGCAGAGATGGGGACCAGCACGATCGGTGCGCTCCGCCTGGCAGTTCAGAGTCTGAGGGCGACCCGCGAGCGGGAGAAGCGGGCGACGCAAGAGGCCAAGATCGCCGCTGCCATGGCGATCGCGGCAAGGGTCGCGGAATTGGTGCCGCCCCACCTGCGCAAAAGCGACCATTCGGACCTCTACGACGAGGATGGTCTGCCCAGGTGA
- a CDS encoding glycine--tRNA ligase subunit alpha, which produces MTTKPLSFQDMILTLHRYWAAQGCLILQPYDMEMGAGTFHPATTLRALGPKPWSAAYVQPSRRPSDGRYGENPNRLQHYYQYQVIMKPSPRDPQALLLGSYRELGLDPALHDIRFVEDDWESPTLGAWGLGWEVWCDGMEVTQFTYFQQVGGIPCEVPSCELTYGLERLAMYIQGVENVYDLDFNGHGVSYGDVFLRAEREYSAHNFEHADVALLKRQFEEAEQECHALVAQHLALPAYDHCIKASHRFNLLDARGAISVTERAAYIGRVRNLAKACCESWLREAA; this is translated from the coding sequence ATGACGACAAAGCCGCTCAGCTTCCAGGACATGATCCTGACCCTGCATCGCTATTGGGCGGCGCAGGGCTGCCTCATCCTGCAGCCCTATGACATGGAGATGGGGGCGGGCACCTTCCACCCGGCGACCACGCTGCGCGCGCTGGGGCCGAAGCCCTGGAGTGCGGCCTATGTGCAGCCCTCGCGCCGGCCATCCGACGGGCGCTATGGCGAGAACCCGAACCGGCTGCAGCATTACTACCAGTACCAGGTCATCATGAAGCCCAGCCCGCGGGACCCGCAGGCGCTGCTGCTCGGCAGCTACCGGGAACTCGGCCTCGACCCGGCGCTGCATGATATCCGCTTCGTCGAGGATGACTGGGAAAGCCCGACGCTGGGCGCCTGGGGCCTGGGTTGGGAGGTCTGGTGCGACGGGATGGAGGTGACGCAATTCACCTATTTCCAGCAGGTGGGCGGTATCCCCTGCGAGGTTCCCTCCTGCGAGCTGACCTATGGGCTGGAGCGCCTGGCCATGTACATCCAGGGTGTCGAGAATGTGTATGACCTGGATTTCAACGGCCATGGGGTGAGTTACGGCGACGTGTTTTTGCGCGCCGAGCGGGAATACAGCGCCCACAACTTCGAACACGCCGATGTGGCCCTGTTGAAGCGCCAATTCGAGGAAGCCGAGCAGGAATGCCACGCCCTCGTCGCCCAGCATCTGGCGCTGCCCGCCTATGACCACTGCATCAAGGCGAGCCACCGCTTCAACCTGCTGGATGCGCGCGGCGCGATCAGCGTGACGGAACGCGCCGCCTATATCGGGCGCGTGCGCAACCTGGCGAAGGCGTGCTGCGAAAGCTGGCTTCGGGAGGCGGCGTAA